In Setaria italica strain Yugu1 chromosome I, Setaria_italica_v2.0, whole genome shotgun sequence, the genomic window CCAATGATCCACGACGACCGCGAGGCAGGACACCGACAAGCCCGGGAGCTCAAGCAACCAGGCGGCCAGGCGTCGGTCCCGTCCGTCCCGGTGGCGGCGAAACCGACGGCAGCACCGCACCGTCGTCCGTCGGTCCCGTCGGTCTCACAGCCCGCGCGGCCGCCAGGTCCGTTGGCCGCGCACCGCCatcccgcgcgcccgcggccgcgtgGTGCGAGATGGCCCCCCCGCCGTGACAGCAGCGGATCGGACCCGGATTTGGTGCCGCGACAGCGACGGCGCGTGAGCGAGGCTGTCCGGGGCGATGTGATCTGGTTATCTGGCTCGCCCGCCGTGTCCTCCTGGGCGGATGGCCGGACGCGGGCGGTCAGGAGCAGCGTGCACGCATCTACGCCGGGGGCTGCGGGGTCTCTGCTGGTCAGGTGCGGTCAAGGCGTGTGGGGGAGGGGCCATCATTGGTAGCTCACGGGGTTGGGTACTTGTGTTCAGGGCTTCAGgctcggccgcggccggcgtggCCTGACCTGGCCTGGGCGCCTGGCCAGCCCCGGAGAGAACACGGGGTCACAGGTGCGAACCTTGGTGTCGTCGCGTGCATTTGGAGCAAAAGCCAAGGGCGTGGAACTGGACGCCGGTACCAACTTGGCCCTGTCGTCCATGGCTGGCTCCATGACAAGTTGCCAACCCCTGCTCTTAGGAGCAGAAAGGGGCCGCGGCCCTACCTACCTAGCCGCACAGAACTACTACTGCCTCTCACACTGTGCGCGGGCAACCGTACGCGGGGTGGTTACATGCTCCACGCATGTGCCGCGGCCACAAGGGCAGGGAAAGGGGGAGGCGACTGTGCATGGCCTGACCGAAGAGGTCGGAGGCCCTCCAAGGGGAAAGACTGCTTCTGGCCTGCGTGCCCATGTGGCTGGGCATCCGGCGTGTGGTGTGTTATTGCGACGGTGATGGCATCATGGCAGGCAGCTAACGTCTTACAGTAGTAGTAGAGTACGATACCGAACCCTAACCCCATTTTGTTAACTTGCTCTGTTTGTTAATGCTCAGAGCACATGGCTAGCTTTCCCTACTAGTACAGGCTGATTCCGTCACGGTCTTTAAATAGTCGCTGACCGATTCCTACcaatacttctttttttttaaaaaaaaatgaattctaGCAGTACTAGTGCTGCTGTTTTCTACTGATACGGTGAATCAGCGAACTGGACGGAAAAGTTTCTGGTAGTTGCATGCTTACGGTGATGTAGAGGTCGAATTTGATGAGCGCGTAGGCAGTCCAGCAGATGCCGTTCACCAGGGAGGCCAGAGACAGGAACAGGGGCATGTACTCCACGCTCTTCGTCTGGATCACCATTTTCTGAACGGTACAAAAGACACACGGGAATAAAAGGACACATTAGAAGGACAACAAAAATATTATAGGACAAAAATCACAGCATGTGAAAAGAACTGAACAACTTTTGCAACAGCATGGCATGTGTGGTGTGCATGAACACAAGCCAATAAACAGAGCACTACGTTTCAAAACAATCAGAGGAAAAGTCTTGTACCAAATCCTACACCTGGTTGATACTTGATACTAGTAGCAAAAGTGAAGAAGAACACACTTCATCTACTATTTGAACCGGACAGTCACGGGAAACGACAGGGTTACTCATGCATGTGTACGTGTGTGGTTCCTTTATTTTATTCTCCAACAACGCTGCGTGCTCAATCAAACTAAACCTAAAATAATGACCCCCCCTTCTTTTCCTATTGCTAGATTCTCATTCCAGCCCCAGTAATTTAATCAGCCAGCAGGTGGTGAAGACAGCCACCTACAGCGCCACACAGTACTAGCGAAGTGGCAAGAACAAACAATTAAATAATCACTCGAAATTAAAACCACACCGGTCACATGCCGTAGGCACGTACCAtgacggcgagcggcgcggcatACATGCCGGTCCCGAAGAGGACGCAGAGGACGCCGACGATCATGGAGCGGCGCTCGTGCGTGTGCGCGAGGGTCAGCacgagcgcggcgacggcgccgacgaAGGCGACCTCGGCGGCGAGCAGGAGCATGACCTTGCGGCGGGCGGCCCCCGTCGAGTAGAGGAGGAAGAGCGTGACGTAGGTGAGCTGGATCGCCATGCCGGTGCCGTTGATGGTGATGACGAGCATGCTGTGCGGGTGCACCACGGGGAGGCCGTACAGCACCCACATCATGCAGTTGAGCAGCGTCGCCACGTACGGGATCGCCGAGTACTGCTCCACCGCGCGCTTCTTCCAGATGCGGTAGAACGTCGGcctgtttgttttgttttgtttgtgaGATTAATTGCCATTTGGTGATAGATGAGCAGTGACGACAGCAAGGAACGGAATCTCTTTCTTACACTGGGGAGAGGAAGAGCACAAGGGCGGTACCATTGCCTGCAGCATATCCACAAGGTTAATTTCAAAACATGTCAGTATTTATTCcaattttgtttggaccaaactAGCTACTCGTATTAATGTCTGCAGCTCCAAGTTAAAGAGGGAGTTGACTTGAAGCCAAGATATTGTGATGACGAAGATATATCTGTAACGGCTTTGGGCACACCAAAGGAGAAAAAAGACCAGAGATatg contains:
- the LOC101765850 gene encoding bidirectional sugar transporter SWEET4; this translates as MVSAETIRTAIGVIGNGTALVLFLSPVPTFYRIWKKRAVEQYSAIPYVATLLNCMMWVLYGLPVVHPHSMLVITINGTGMAIQLTYVTLFLLYSTGAARRKVMLLLAAEVAFVGAVAALVLTLAHTHERRSMIVGVLCVLFGTGMYAAPLAVMKMVIQTKSVEYMPLFLSLASLVNGICWTAYALIKFDLYITIPNGLGVLFAVAQLILYAIYYKSTQEIIEARKRKADQIAMTEVVVDATTTRASNTTAGY